TCGCTTTTGGGTGTGACGCGGCAGTCGGCCAACAGTTGTTGCACGCGACTGCTGAAGACGAGCAATTCGCGTTCGCGCTGTTCGAGTTCATCCTTGCGGGCTTCGCGGCGACGACGAGTCTCGGACAGATGATCGGTGCTCTTGGCGACCGTGCGCACTTTGTGCGGTTGAAAATCTTCGGGCAGGCCGGCATTTCGCAGGGCATTCTTCCAGCGATTGCGGGCTTCTTTCAGCGACTCGCCAGCTGCGATGAAACGGCGCTGGGCAGCTTCGTTGCGGGCGTTGCAGGCATCGAACTCGGTCTTTTGCGGCAGCAGCCGCTCCATCTCGCGCAGTTCGTTTTCGGCATCGCGGAGGCGAGCATCGAGGGCTCCGCCGCCGCCCGGCAATTCAGCGTCGAGATCATCTCGCTCTTGCTTCAGATCGGCCAACTGCGTGCGGGCATGATCGAGATGACGACGGGCGTCGAGTGCCGGGTCTTCACCGTTCCGTTCGAACCAGGCCTTCGAGAAGAACGAAATGCCCGAGGCGGCCAGGCCGACGAAAAAGACTGGTGGAATCTTATCTTTTGGCAGCAGATTCGGCATCATGTCGAAATAGCTGACGACAGACAGCATCAGCAGCATGAAGCCCATCGAGAAACCCATGCCGAGCAGAATCGTCTGCCGGAGTGGGGTTTCGTTGTGGGTGCTCGCTTCGTCGGTATCGAATTCGAGTTCCGACCGGCGATTGCTGAGAGAGTCGATCCGCTCTTCGACTTGAATCCGCTTGCGAAGCAGAGCAACTTTGTTGCCAGCAGCTGTGATGGCTTTGTTCAGGTCAGTCGCGCGAAGGCGGGTAACTCCTTCGAGTTGAATCGACAGTTGTTCGAAGTCGCGCTTGGTCGCTTCGGCTTCGACGCGGGCCTTGTCGAGCGCTTCGGTTTCTTCACGCAGTTGCTGCGCGGGACGCTTAAGCATCGCGACGGTATCGCGCGGCAAATCTTCAAGATTCTGTGCTCCGCCTTGCTTGGCAAGGCCACCAAGTTGACCATCGATTTCCTGATCGATCCGCTTCAGCTCTTCTTTGAGTTTGTTGATTTGCCCTTCGAGTGTGACGAGCCACTGTGAATGTTCGCCGAGCGCTTCGATGCGCGGAATGGCCGATATCAGGCTGCGGTTGACCTCGATGCTATCGAGATCCTTATTGAGTTGTTCGTTGCGGCGCGCCAGTTTCTTTAGCTGGAGTTTGCCTTTGCGAATCTTCCGCTTAAGAAGTTCCAATCGTTCGACGGCTTTTTCGGGGAGCGCTTTCACCGCGGCCATCGACTGGATCTGGCGATCGAGATCAACGCGCACATACCAGGGCTGTTGAATTTCGAGCGCGACTTCCATCAAGCGCGAACTGGCATCGTTGCCGTCGATGGAGTGTTCGAGTTCGCTGGCTTCTTCGGCCAGCAGTGCTTTCTCGGAGGCGAGTTCCGCCCACCGACGCGACGACGAACTGAGGTCGGCGATCTCGGCCCGCAACGTGTCGCGCTGCTGCATCAGGTTCGGAATTTGCGACGGAGTTTCGTCGGGCGAGAGCAAACGGTCGCGCGAAGCGCCCAGTTCGCGCATTACGTCGATGATCGAAACGCGATCGAGACCGGTGGACAATTTGTAGAGCAGGTCGGCAGCTGACGTATCGTCGAGAACCGCCAGTTCTTGAATCTCGCGCAGGCCGATGGCAAACACGTTGTTGAACGTTGCTTCATCAACACCGGCGAGTAGAGCATCGAGGTGCGACAAATCGCGCGGCAAGCCTTGGGCATCGACCAGTGTGAGATGACCTCGCTCATCGGGCAGGTCGTCGAGCTTCGCAGAACGCTGGACGCAGAACTGGCCGACGTTACTCCCCAGCTTCAATCGGCCGCCGATTTTGCCGCCGAACACTGGGGGCAAATAGCGTTGCCGGCGCGCGACGGAGAAGCCGTACAACACGGTCCGGACGAACTGCATCAGCGTGGTTTTGCCGGCTTCGTTCGGACCATAGATGACGGTGGCTTCGTCGGAAAGATCCTGCAAGCGCAGTCCCGTCCAAGCTCCAAAGCCTTCGATATCGATCTCTTTAATCTTCATGCCGGCGACTCCCTGCCGCTGAAGCCTGCGAACCCGTAATGCGTACTCATGTTAAAATCTTCGCCGTGGCCCGTTCATCGGCCCCGAGCAATTGTGCGCCCAGCAAGGCAGCTTCGCGCAGCAGAGTTTGCTTCTCGATGCCCATCCCAATCTGAGCCACGCCAGCCAGCGACGACTGCTGATGGCGCTGTGGGATGAACGAGCTCAAGTCCAGCGGCACATCGTCCTGATGGCACGCCTGCTCGACCGCTCGCAAAAACTCGCCGAGCATCGTGTCTTCTGCCAGCCAGGCTGGAGAGAGCACGCCACTCGCACATTCGACACTGATGGACCACAACGGAACGCGGCTGGTGCCGAACTCGTTCCGCAGCCAGGTGAGCATCTCTGCCGATAGCTTCTCGCGCTCAGCCAGCGTGGGAGTTCCCATCACCCGCAATTCCCAATTGACGAGCAGCGGACGATCGTCACTTTCGAGCCGCAACGACTTGATGCGGTCTAAAAACGGACGGCGTTGATCGGCGACCGGCCCGGTCGGATCGAGCACGACATCTTCGGTTTGAAAGCGAACGGCATCGGTAGGCACAAGCTGCACGCGGGTCTTGCCGTCAGCTTCGACATGCACCAGCGAGCAGCCATGCGGACCTGCTTGCTGCGGTTTGCGACCTTGCGGCGAACCGGGGTAATGCACCGTGCGAATCGAGTCGCCGTGCGTCAGCCGGTGAGGCGAACCCCCCAGAGCCCAGTAATTGACGGGCTTATGCAGAAGCGGGCTCACTTCGTACTGACCGTAGCTTACCGCGACCGTGAACATGCGGTCGAAGTCGGGCGCGAGCGGATCGATGGAAACTGTTGGCCCTTGCCAGCTGCGACCGCGGACGCACGCGATGGGCTTGTCGACGCGAAAGTGCGAGAACTCTTCCACTTGATAAGCGGGAAACAGTTGCACATTCTTCGGCATGCGGGCCGCGCCGGGCCACTGCTGCGGCGGATCGGTCACGCCTCCCGCCCAATACACGCCGATGTCTTCTTCGTTCAGCCGTTCGAATTGTTCGAGTAGAAAAGAGACAGCCCGGGGACCAGCCTGATCGATATCGAGCAGATTGCCCGAGAGGACGATGAAGTCGACCTTCTCGCGAATCGCGACATCGAACACGCGCTGGGCGGCGGTGAAGGGAGCATCGACACAGAAGGGGCGCAGAGCAGCTGGAATATCGGCGAGCCCCGTCAGCGGTTGCTGCAGGTCGAAATCGCCCGAGTGTAGAAAGCGAAAGGCGTGGCCCATGTGTGTCGTCCTCCCTGCGACGTTGCCGGCTGCGATTCTGCTCCTTCCATCTTTGCGAAGCGCACAATCTGCCGGCAATAATTTCCGTTCACGCAGCAAAGTAGCAGAATCTGCCGAAATTGCCTACTCCGTTTTGTCTTGCGCAAACAACTTCCGCGGAGCGGGTGCTAGCAGAGTTTCTTTGATCTTCCGATTTCCTTTGGTTAACCGAGCCGCTTGCGGCCGCTTCCCCCTTTTCACTTTCCTCACTGGGTGAAAGAAGACCTAGAGTGAGTCCCCCGGCCGCAAGCGGCTCGGTTAACCAAAGACCGATGAAAGCATTCCAGCGCGACCGGCCAGGAGTTAGAATAGGCTGTGATGACCGAGCCCGCTCCAATTGCCGATGGCCCGCTGATTGCCGCTGCTTTGGCAGGGGACGATAGTGCGTTTGCGCAAATCGCTCAGCGCTATCAGGGGCCGCTGCTGCACGCGGCTCAAAGTCGGCTCAGCGACCGGCAACTGGCAGAGGATGCTGTGCAGGAGGCTCTGCTGTGCGCCTATCGCTGGCTTCACACCTACGATTCGCAGTACAGCTTTCGAACCTGGCTCTGGACCATCCTGCTGAACCAATGTTCGCGGATTGCCCAGCGGCGGAGCAAACAGCCCGCTGCATCCATGCCGGGCGAGCGGACGACGGAGCAAGCGCAAACGCTTTGCCTCCACTCGCATGAGCCGCGCACCGAAGCTTCGCCGTTCGAACAACTGCTGGCCCGCGAAAGCGCCGAACGGCTGCATCAACTGCTGGCCCGTTTGCCGGAACCACAGGCCGATGCGCTGCGGCTGCGGTTCTTCGGCGGCCTGAAGTTCGAAGAAATTGCTCAAGCAATGGAGTGCAGCGTGAGTGGGGCGAAAAACCGCGTTCGCCTGGGACTGACGCAACTCGCGACGTGGCTAAAACGGACAAATTTGCAACACCCGACTAACCAAGCGACTGCTCCGCAGTCGGCAAGTCATGCTGGAGATTCTCGATGAAACTCCTGATTCATTGCGATGAAGTTTTCGATATTTTGACTCGCGGGCCTTTCCCCTCGGGACAAGATCACGACGCAGCCGTCGAACATCATTTGCGCTGCTGTCACGATTGTCGTCAGCTGGCCGAGGCGCTCCGGCCCGCCGTCGAATTATTTCATGAATGCCTGTCAGCCGAGGAAGTGGATTCGCTCCCTGAGTATCACGGCAATGCGACACCACTGACGCAACCCACTGCCCGCCGCTTGCCGCGCGAGATCGCAGAAGTTCGCCTGACCGACGAAATGCCGATTCTGTTGAATTGGGACAATCGTGGGCACCGGCCGCGCGCCTCGCGCTGGGCGATGATTTTGTCCGGTTCGATAGGACTTGCCATCACGGCCGCAGTCGTGGTGGTGATGGTCAGCCTGGGAAGCAGCATGCGCGAGTTGCAGCGGCCTACGCAGGCTGGAAGGGGCGGCGATGATCCAATCGCTGCTCGTCCGGCCGCGAACCCACAGGAAGGTGCTCAGCGACTGCTGGCGCTCAAGTTGCCCGCGGCCTGTTGGTTGGCCAATGATTTTCAGGCCACCGGGCAGGTGTCGCTCGAACAGCAACTGGCCCAAGCGCTCGATCGTCACGAAATTGCCTGTTGCACACGTTGTCACAGCGAATCTCAGCCTCATTCTCCGCCGATTCAACAGGTCGCCACGCTGCAGAAAAGTTGCCTGGCGTGCCACAAGGGATAGCCGGCTTTGAATCAGCACGCTGCGGCGACGATCTATCTCGACAACAATGCGACCACGCCGCTCGATCCGCGCGTGCTCGCCGCGATGAACCGCGCGTGGCAAGATTACGGCGCAAATCCGGCCAGCCAACATGCCCCGGGGCGTCGTGCCCGGCGAGCCATTGAAGAAGCCCGCGAAGCGCTCATCGCGATGCTAGGGGGCCGCACCACGGGCATGGCGGCCGATCGCTTGATCTTCACCAGTGGCGGGACGGAGGCCAATCACTTGGCCCTCAACGGCTTGCTTAGTCCGCAGCAACCGGCTCGTGGGTTGGCAATTTCCGCGCTTGAGCATCCGAGTATTCAAGGGACCGCGGAGTATCTTCGCCAGCAGGGCATTCCTATCGAACGATTGCCGGTGCGAACGAATGGGATGCTCGACCTCGCTACGCTTCC
Above is a window of Anatilimnocola aggregata DNA encoding:
- a CDS encoding RNA polymerase sigma factor; this encodes MTEPAPIADGPLIAAALAGDDSAFAQIAQRYQGPLLHAAQSRLSDRQLAEDAVQEALLCAYRWLHTYDSQYSFRTWLWTILLNQCSRIAQRRSKQPAASMPGERTTEQAQTLCLHSHEPRTEASPFEQLLARESAERLHQLLARLPEPQADALRLRFFGGLKFEEIAQAMECSVSGAKNRVRLGLTQLATWLKRTNLQHPTNQATAPQSASHAGDSR
- a CDS encoding AAA family ATPase; amino-acid sequence: MKIKEIDIEGFGAWTGLRLQDLSDEATVIYGPNEAGKTTLMQFVRTVLYGFSVARRQRYLPPVFGGKIGGRLKLGSNVGQFCVQRSAKLDDLPDERGHLTLVDAQGLPRDLSHLDALLAGVDEATFNNVFAIGLREIQELAVLDDTSAADLLYKLSTGLDRVSIIDVMRELGASRDRLLSPDETPSQIPNLMQQRDTLRAEIADLSSSSRRWAELASEKALLAEEASELEHSIDGNDASSRLMEVALEIQQPWYVRVDLDRQIQSMAAVKALPEKAVERLELLKRKIRKGKLQLKKLARRNEQLNKDLDSIEVNRSLISAIPRIEALGEHSQWLVTLEGQINKLKEELKRIDQEIDGQLGGLAKQGGAQNLEDLPRDTVAMLKRPAQQLREETEALDKARVEAEATKRDFEQLSIQLEGVTRLRATDLNKAITAAGNKVALLRKRIQVEERIDSLSNRRSELEFDTDEASTHNETPLRQTILLGMGFSMGFMLLMLSVVSYFDMMPNLLPKDKIPPVFFVGLAASGISFFSKAWFERNGEDPALDARRHLDHARTQLADLKQERDDLDAELPGGGGALDARLRDAENELREMERLLPQKTEFDACNARNEAAQRRFIAAGESLKEARNRWKNALRNAGLPEDFQPHKVRTVAKSTDHLSETRRRREARKDELEQRERELLVFSSRVQQLLADCRVTPKSDRPQEQIRQLSQALATEKETLELRDSMARKIRSLKKHKQTISNGIRNAIRRRHSMYGVAGVVDAAGFKAAAADYAKLLDLRKQRDEISLKIKHQLHDEFAEETISGVFAREGRDLQTRWDERVANAQEVRLKLAKIHERRGTINAEMQSLASDRRLSEASLEVGMVEQQLRQATRRWQQLATVSRVLDSVRKAYETDRQPETLREASIYLAKITQGQYTRVWMPLDRRALLIEDHKHQSLPLEVLSRGTREAVYISLRLALAASFGRKGARLPLVLDDVLVNFDAGRVKATAEVMYEFAREGHQVILFTCHEHIKQICEEANFIARNLPARGTTIESVAVEAPKKKKKKVEPPKIELPPPPPPPPVEEPKPARFVVDPNELLEKASVEEQWYDVNNGWQWKKLPPPPPVVVPVVKLPDYWPVAIAPPASRPIEVKQPEPIPQPRPSGYQFGNSPLPDSWAIAAPPAPKPPPPPVPSYEVVSFRHIPEPVAAPAPIPTPAPPPPPKPEVISGVFEIVRPKPPKIELPPRPEPVLIKPAFVAPPVIVAPPPPPPVVVAQPEPPPPPVVKPQPQRRQRFTWESPEMYVEEDRE
- a CDS encoding metallophosphoesterase family protein produces the protein MGHAFRFLHSGDFDLQQPLTGLADIPAALRPFCVDAPFTAAQRVFDVAIREKVDFIVLSGNLLDIDQAGPRAVSFLLEQFERLNEEDIGVYWAGGVTDPPQQWPGAARMPKNVQLFPAYQVEEFSHFRVDKPIACVRGRSWQGPTVSIDPLAPDFDRMFTVAVSYGQYEVSPLLHKPVNYWALGGSPHRLTHGDSIRTVHYPGSPQGRKPQQAGPHGCSLVHVEADGKTRVQLVPTDAVRFQTEDVVLDPTGPVADQRRPFLDRIKSLRLESDDRPLLVNWELRVMGTPTLAEREKLSAEMLTWLRNEFGTSRVPLWSISVECASGVLSPAWLAEDTMLGEFLRAVEQACHQDDVPLDLSSFIPQRHQQSSLAGVAQIGMGIEKQTLLREAALLGAQLLGADERATAKILT